In a single window of the Chloroflexota bacterium genome:
- the rodA gene encoding rod shape-determining protein RodA — protein MTHTLRRFDLAVIIPSIALVSAGILMLSTTGDPGQTGLDHKAVQQGVFVAIGFAVALVMAFLDYRLLNAVALPAFILGTILVAAVVVFGDASLGAQRWFVVGPIVIQPSEIMKLAVIIFLARFLARRGEGVRSIRTLLLSLLIVLAPAALVFIEPDLGSALVFVAIWLAMVFVAGARWWHALIPAGMALAAFPFGWFFAQDYMRERFVAFLDPGSDPLGAGYNVLQARISIGSGGWWGQGIGQGTQSQLEFLRVRDTDFIFAVLGEQLGFVGALGVILFFAILLIQAVIISIRARDDFGRYLAIGIAGMLFFQSFVNIGMNVGLMPVTGITLPLLSFGRNSLVVTLAAIGILLSINAHRMAAPHRQQGVWWVSSVRRLTAGPGTSPRP, from the coding sequence ATGACGCACACCCTGCGGCGCTTCGATCTCGCCGTCATCATTCCGTCGATCGCGCTGGTTTCGGCGGGAATTCTCATGCTCTCCACCACCGGCGATCCCGGCCAAACCGGCCTGGACCACAAGGCGGTGCAGCAGGGCGTGTTCGTGGCCATCGGTTTCGCCGTCGCCCTGGTGATGGCCTTCCTTGACTATCGCCTGCTCAATGCCGTGGCCCTGCCGGCGTTCATTCTCGGGACGATCCTGGTTGCCGCCGTGGTGGTGTTCGGCGACGCCAGCCTGGGCGCCCAACGCTGGTTCGTGGTCGGTCCCATCGTCATCCAGCCGTCCGAGATTATGAAGCTCGCCGTCATCATCTTTCTGGCACGGTTTCTGGCGCGGCGCGGCGAAGGCGTTCGTTCCATTCGGACGCTGCTGCTGAGCTTGCTCATCGTGCTGGCGCCCGCGGCACTGGTATTCATCGAGCCGGACCTCGGCTCGGCGTTGGTATTCGTGGCGATCTGGTTGGCGATGGTGTTCGTCGCCGGCGCGCGCTGGTGGCATGCGCTGATTCCGGCGGGGATGGCCTTGGCCGCATTCCCCTTTGGCTGGTTCTTTGCGCAGGACTATATGCGTGAGCGCTTCGTCGCGTTCCTCGACCCTGGGAGCGATCCACTTGGCGCCGGCTATAACGTGCTGCAGGCTCGGATTTCGATTGGCTCGGGCGGCTGGTGGGGACAGGGCATCGGCCAGGGCACGCAGTCGCAACTCGAGTTCTTGCGCGTCCGCGACACCGACTTCATCTTCGCCGTGCTCGGCGAGCAGCTGGGATTCGTCGGCGCCCTGGGCGTCATCTTGTTTTTCGCCATCCTGCTCATTCAGGCCGTGATCATCTCCATTCGCGCGCGCGACGATTTTGGCCGCTACCTCGCCATCGGCATTGCGGGCATGCTGTTCTTCCAATCCTTCGTCAACATCGGCATGAACGTGGGGCTGATGCCAGTGACCGGAATCACGCTTCCGCTGCTGAGCTTCGGCCGAAACTCTCTGGTGGTCACGCTGGCGGCCATCGGCATTCTGCTCAGCATCAATGCGCACCGAATGGCCGCCCCGCATCGGCAACAGGGCGTCTGGTGGGTGTCGAGCGTCAGGCGGCTGACGGCCGGTCCCGGGACTTCGCCGCGGCCGTGA
- the thrB gene encoding homoserine kinase, with the protein MSGPGWAEVAVPASSGNLGAGFDALGLALELRNTYRFEPSSHDHIEATGKFAEFVPRDVRRNLAFRAFRSLAPPAAGPYRLHARRIIPAQGGLGSSASAIVGGLVAATLAFDLDVPQDDLLRRAVELEGHADNVAPALLGGMVVTVPDGPDLDWLRLEFPATVGIVLVVPGYRVPTHRARQVLPDQVPRADAVANLARAALMVGAVSQERFDLFQEAMTDRIHQPYRAALNPALEPCMAAALEAGAHGTALSGSGPTVIAFGPRDRNLSVASSMADACLDSGHSCETYVVSAAVEGAHPTEAWRTQTRPADL; encoded by the coding sequence GTGAGCGGCCCCGGATGGGCCGAGGTTGCCGTCCCGGCGTCGTCGGGGAATCTGGGCGCCGGGTTCGATGCGCTTGGGCTGGCCCTGGAACTGCGGAACACCTACAGGTTCGAGCCCAGCAGTCACGACCACATCGAGGCCACGGGAAAGTTCGCCGAATTCGTGCCGCGCGATGTCCGGCGCAATCTGGCCTTTCGCGCGTTCCGGTCTCTCGCGCCGCCGGCGGCCGGCCCCTATCGGCTCCACGCTCGGCGGATCATCCCCGCCCAGGGGGGCCTGGGCAGCTCGGCCAGCGCCATCGTTGGCGGGCTCGTGGCGGCCACGCTCGCCTTCGACCTCGACGTACCCCAGGACGACCTGCTGCGGCGGGCGGTCGAGCTCGAGGGGCATGCGGATAACGTGGCGCCCGCGTTGCTCGGCGGCATGGTGGTCACCGTACCGGACGGACCCGACCTTGACTGGCTGCGGCTCGAATTCCCGGCAACGGTGGGGATTGTGCTGGTCGTGCCGGGCTACCGGGTACCGACCCACCGCGCGCGTCAGGTCCTGCCCGATCAGGTTCCGCGGGCCGACGCCGTGGCCAACCTCGCCCGCGCGGCGTTGATGGTGGGCGCCGTGAGCCAGGAGCGTTTCGACCTGTTCCAAGAGGCAATGACCGACCGGATCCACCAGCCCTACCGCGCCGCACTCAATCCGGCGCTGGAGCCCTGCATGGCGGCGGCGCTGGAAGCGGGCGCCCATGGGACAGCCCTCAGTGGGTCGGGGCCCACCGTCATTGCGTTCGGTCCGCGCGACCGCAACCTCTCGGTGGCCAGCTCGATGGCCGACGCCTGCCTCGACAGCGGTCACTCGTGTGAGACCTACGTGGTCAGCGCAGCCGTTGAGGGCGCCCATCCAACCGAGGCCTGGCGAACGCAGACACGGCCAGCCGATCTATAA
- the guaA gene encoding glutamine-hydrolyzing GMP synthase, which produces MGHETIAVLDFGSQYSQLIARRIREVGVRTELLAPDQLRTVDRRNLRGIVLSGGPASVYAPGAPQLPADVLDAGVPVLGICYGMQLLSHSLGGRVQRASRREYGPARVRVADGAHPLFAGLPPAFDVWMSHGDVVEELPPGFRSVAATAHSPTAAMSNGNGVSALQFHPEVRHTSHGLDLLRNFARDVCGCRGDWTPASLVREAIADIRRRAADARVICGLSGGVDSAVTAALVHAAIGDRLTCILIDTGLLRAGEVAQVRDALRTSQDLDLIVVDAAEEFLTGLQGVTEPERKRAIIGEAFIRAFEREAARIDDARFLAQGTIYPDVIESGGREGAAVIKSHHNVGGLPDRLGLELLEPLRELFKDEVRAVGRELGLPGSIVDRQPFPGPGLAVRALGDLTPARVETLRAADAIVLEELEPIAATHSLAQYFAVLPGVRSVGVMGDERTYGELVAVRAVTSDDFMTADWARIPAEVLARISSRLVNEVPGVNRVVYDITSKPPGTIEWE; this is translated from the coding sequence ATCGGACACGAGACCATCGCGGTCCTCGATTTCGGGTCGCAATACAGCCAGCTCATCGCTCGGCGGATTCGCGAAGTCGGCGTCCGCACCGAGCTCCTTGCCCCTGACCAACTGCGCACGGTCGACCGCCGCAACCTGCGCGGCATCGTGCTCTCCGGCGGTCCGGCCAGCGTCTATGCGCCGGGCGCGCCTCAGCTTCCGGCGGACGTGCTGGACGCGGGCGTTCCGGTCCTGGGCATCTGCTACGGCATGCAGCTCCTCAGCCACAGCTTGGGCGGCCGCGTGCAACGCGCGTCGCGGCGCGAGTACGGCCCGGCGCGCGTGCGCGTCGCCGACGGGGCGCATCCGCTGTTCGCCGGCCTGCCGCCGGCGTTTGACGTGTGGATGAGCCACGGCGATGTGGTCGAAGAGCTGCCGCCCGGCTTTCGCTCGGTCGCCGCAACCGCACACTCGCCCACGGCGGCCATGTCCAACGGCAACGGCGTCAGCGCGCTGCAGTTCCATCCCGAGGTCCGGCACACATCGCATGGGCTGGATCTGCTGCGCAATTTCGCGCGCGACGTTTGCGGCTGCCGCGGTGATTGGACCCCGGCGTCCCTCGTACGCGAGGCCATCGCCGACATCCGCCGCCGTGCCGCCGACGCCCGCGTGATTTGCGGGCTCAGCGGCGGCGTCGACAGCGCCGTCACCGCCGCGCTGGTGCACGCCGCGATCGGCGACCGGCTCACCTGCATCCTCATCGACACCGGCTTGCTGCGCGCAGGCGAGGTCGCGCAGGTCCGCGACGCGCTCCGCACCAGCCAAGACCTCGATCTCATCGTCGTGGACGCGGCGGAGGAGTTCCTAACCGGCCTGCAAGGCGTGACCGAGCCCGAGCGGAAGCGCGCCATCATCGGCGAGGCCTTCATTCGCGCCTTCGAGCGCGAGGCCGCCCGCATCGACGACGCACGCTTCCTTGCACAGGGCACGATCTACCCCGACGTGATTGAAAGCGGTGGTCGCGAGGGCGCGGCGGTCATCAAGTCGCATCACAACGTCGGCGGGTTGCCCGATCGCCTGGGCCTGGAGTTGCTGGAGCCGCTGCGCGAGCTCTTCAAGGACGAGGTGCGCGCCGTGGGGCGCGAGCTTGGCCTGCCGGGATCGATCGTCGACCGCCAGCCTTTCCCCGGGCCGGGCCTCGCCGTGCGCGCGCTCGGCGACCTGACGCCCGCGCGGGTCGAAACGCTGCGGGCGGCGGACGCCATCGTGCTCGAAGAGTTAGAGCCCATCGCCGCCACGCATTCCCTCGCGCAGTACTTCGCCGTGCTGCCGGGAGTGCGCAGCGTGGGCGTGATGGGCGACGAGCGAACCTATGGCGAGCTGGTGGCGGTCCGCGCCGTCACCTCCGACGACTTCATGACCGCCGACTGGGCCCGCATCCCGGCCGAAGTGCTGGCGCGAATCTCGAGCCGGCTGGTAAACGAGGTTCCGGGCGTCAATCGTGTGGTCTACGACATCACCTCCAAACCCCCGGGGACCATCGAATGGGAATGA
- the purD gene encoding phosphoribosylamine--glycine ligase — MGMNIQQAAPKLLVVGGGGREHAICWRLRQDRPHAEIYCAPGNAGTQDVARTLDIGAGDIDDLVRWSRSERPDMVVVGPEDPLIDGLVDALQTIGVPAFGPTRRAAEIEGSKAFSSALATQLGVPAPAHATFNDVDEALAYVEDEPGGVVVKADGPALGKGVIVCGTPEEADAAIRHMMVDGAFGASGARVVVQELLHGPELSVLALSDGTTFRTIGVARDYKRIGDGDRGPNTGGVGSYTPVPDAPAALVARVEREIIAPVLARMRAQGRPYVGILFAGLILTAEGPKVIEFNCRMGDPETQVVLPVLQGDFVDLIDAAVSGTLDRASISTPTQAAVAVVVTSEGYPGPSESGLPIDGLDAIDRGLVFHAGTERRDGAVRTAGGRVLAAVGIADDLGEARDEAYALAASIRFRGAGYRSDIAADALGMAVAS, encoded by the coding sequence ATGGGAATGAACATTCAGCAGGCGGCCCCCAAGCTGCTGGTCGTGGGCGGCGGCGGTCGCGAGCACGCGATCTGCTGGCGGCTGCGCCAAGACCGACCGCATGCCGAGATCTACTGCGCGCCGGGCAACGCAGGCACCCAGGATGTCGCCCGAACGCTCGACATCGGCGCGGGCGACATTGACGACCTTGTCCGGTGGTCCCGATCGGAACGTCCCGACATGGTCGTGGTCGGGCCCGAGGATCCGCTGATCGACGGTCTTGTGGACGCATTGCAAACAATCGGCGTGCCGGCCTTTGGACCGACGCGGCGCGCGGCGGAGATCGAAGGCAGCAAGGCCTTTTCGAGCGCCCTGGCCACGCAGCTCGGCGTGCCGGCGCCCGCCCACGCCACGTTCAACGATGTCGACGAGGCGCTGGCCTACGTGGAGGACGAACCGGGAGGAGTGGTGGTCAAGGCCGACGGTCCGGCTCTTGGCAAGGGCGTGATTGTCTGCGGCACCCCCGAGGAAGCCGATGCGGCGATTCGCCACATGATGGTCGACGGCGCGTTCGGCGCCTCCGGCGCGCGCGTGGTGGTGCAGGAGCTGCTGCATGGTCCCGAGCTATCCGTGCTCGCGCTGTCGGACGGCACGACGTTTCGCACCATCGGCGTGGCCCGCGACTACAAGCGCATCGGCGATGGCGACCGAGGACCGAACACCGGAGGCGTCGGCAGCTACACACCCGTGCCGGACGCGCCCGCGGCGCTCGTGGCGCGCGTCGAGCGCGAGATCATCGCCCCGGTCCTGGCCCGCATGCGGGCGCAGGGACGCCCCTACGTCGGAATCCTGTTCGCCGGACTCATTCTGACGGCCGAGGGACCCAAGGTGATCGAGTTCAACTGCCGCATGGGCGACCCGGAGACCCAGGTCGTGTTGCCCGTGCTGCAAGGCGACTTCGTTGACCTCATCGACGCCGCGGTGAGCGGCACGCTGGATCGCGCAAGCATTTCCACTCCGACACAGGCGGCGGTGGCCGTCGTGGTGACGTCCGAAGGCTACCCGGGCCCATCCGAGAGCGGTCTTCCGATCGACGGGCTGGACGCCATCGACCGCGGGCTGGTCTTTCATGCTGGCACTGAGCGCCGAGACGGCGCGGTGCGGACGGCGGGAGGGCGCGTCCTCGCCGCCGTGGGCATTGCCGACGACCTGGGTGAGGCGCGCGACGAGGCTTATGCCCTCGCCGCCTCGATTCGCTTTCGGGGCGCGGGATACCGGTCGGACATCGCCGCCGACGCGCTCGGCATGGCGGTCGCATCGTGA
- the purB gene encoding adenylosuccinate lyase codes for MIPRYTRPEMGAIWDRQMYFEFQRRVELAAVNAWARDGRIPADEAELLQRASFTLERIDELERTSDHETNAFVDALAESVGPEGRWLHLGLTSSDVLDTGLALQLVASANQLLERLDDLSRVLTRLALEHRRTLMIGRSHGVHAEPITFGLKLLIWIDEVRRQRQRLCDAKATVSVGKFSGSVGTHAHVPPRVEEWACAELGLTAAPVTNQIVQRDRHAHFMTTLAGIASSLDKFATEIRSLQRTEIREAEEPFEEGRHGSSSMPHKRNPSRCERVSGLARLVRSNAQAALENVALWHERDISHSSAERVLIPDSCMALDYILWLFTNVMRDLRVYPERMRANVDMTGGLIYSQGVLLALVRAGMSRQEAYAIVQDHAGTAWTSGASFRDLITGDPRVTDRLTPDDLNSAFSPDPHLKWIDAAYERLGLNEDAAPDAPAP; via the coding sequence GTGATTCCGCGCTATACCCGGCCCGAGATGGGCGCGATCTGGGACCGCCAGATGTACTTCGAGTTCCAGCGGCGCGTCGAGCTGGCGGCGGTCAACGCCTGGGCACGGGACGGCCGCATTCCCGCCGACGAGGCCGAGCTGCTGCAGCGCGCCAGCTTCACCCTCGAGCGCATCGACGAGCTCGAACGAACCAGCGACCACGAGACCAACGCATTTGTGGATGCCCTGGCCGAGTCGGTGGGTCCCGAGGGCCGCTGGCTGCACCTGGGCCTCACCTCGTCCGACGTGCTGGACACGGGGCTGGCGCTGCAACTCGTCGCGTCCGCCAATCAGTTGCTCGAGCGCCTGGACGACCTGTCGCGAGTCCTGACACGGCTGGCGCTGGAACATCGCCGCACGCTCATGATCGGGCGCAGCCACGGCGTGCACGCGGAGCCGATCACCTTCGGTCTCAAGCTGCTGATTTGGATCGACGAGGTGCGGCGCCAACGTCAGCGCCTGTGCGACGCGAAGGCGACCGTGAGCGTGGGCAAGTTCTCGGGCTCGGTGGGCACGCATGCCCACGTGCCGCCGCGGGTCGAGGAGTGGGCCTGCGCCGAGCTTGGGTTGACCGCGGCGCCGGTTACGAACCAAATCGTCCAGCGCGACCGCCACGCGCATTTCATGACCACGCTGGCCGGCATCGCCAGCTCGCTCGACAAATTCGCCACCGAGATCCGCAGCTTGCAGCGCACCGAGATTCGCGAGGCCGAAGAGCCGTTCGAAGAGGGCCGCCACGGGTCGTCCTCCATGCCGCACAAGCGCAATCCGTCGCGCTGCGAGCGCGTTTCCGGCCTCGCGCGGCTGGTCCGGTCCAACGCTCAGGCGGCGCTGGAAAACGTGGCGCTGTGGCACGAACGCGACATCAGTCATTCGTCGGCGGAGCGCGTGCTCATCCCCGACTCATGCATGGCGCTGGACTACATCCTGTGGCTCTTCACCAACGTCATGCGCGACCTGCGGGTCTACCCGGAACGGATGCGCGCGAACGTGGACATGACCGGCGGCCTCATCTACTCGCAGGGGGTATTGCTGGCCCTGGTGCGCGCCGGCATGTCGCGCCAGGAGGCCTACGCCATCGTGCAGGACCACGCCGGCACGGCTTGGACCAGTGGAGCGTCATTCCGCGACCTGATCACCGGGGATCCGCGCGTAACCGATCGGCTCACACCCGACGACTTGAATTCGGCCTTTAGCCCGGATCCGCATTTGAAATGGATCGACGCCGCGTACGAGAGACTAGGCTTGAACGAAGACGCCGCGCCGGACGCCCCGGCGCCATAG
- a CDS encoding phosphoribosylaminoimidazolesuccinocarboxamide synthase: MTNTVTQTDLEGLRLINRGKVRDIYDLDDKLLIVTTDRISAFDHVLPTAIPDKGAVLTGMSERWFGLTEDIVPNHLITTDVDAMGDDVRRHADVLRGRTMLVKRAERIDAECVVRGYITGSGWVDYQRTGQICGIDIPEGMQEAEPFADTLFTPATKAETGHDENISFAQLSDLVGAELAGRLRDVSIAVYSRGRDYAGERGIILADTKFEFGWVDGELTLIDEVLTPDSSRFWDVAEYDVGLSPPSFDKQIVRNHLIEIGWDREPPIPALPDAIVERTAARYREIRERLAA, from the coding sequence ATGACAAACACGGTTACCCAAACCGATCTGGAGGGCTTGCGGCTCATCAACCGCGGGAAAGTGCGTGACATCTACGACCTAGACGACAAGCTGCTGATCGTCACCACCGACCGCATTTCGGCATTCGACCACGTGCTGCCAACGGCCATTCCAGACAAGGGCGCCGTGCTCACGGGCATGTCGGAGCGCTGGTTTGGTCTCACCGAGGACATCGTGCCGAACCACCTCATCACGACCGACGTGGACGCCATGGGCGACGACGTGCGCCGGCACGCCGACGTACTGCGCGGCCGGACCATGCTGGTCAAGCGCGCCGAGCGCATCGACGCGGAGTGCGTGGTACGCGGCTACATCACCGGCTCCGGCTGGGTGGACTATCAGCGCACGGGCCAAATCTGCGGCATCGACATCCCCGAAGGCATGCAGGAGGCCGAGCCCTTCGCCGACACGCTGTTCACGCCCGCGACGAAAGCCGAGACCGGCCACGACGAGAACATCAGCTTCGCCCAGCTGAGCGACCTGGTGGGAGCCGAGTTGGCCGGGCGCCTGCGGGACGTCAGCATTGCGGTGTACTCCCGCGGCCGCGACTACGCGGGCGAGCGCGGCATCATCCTCGCCGACACCAAGTTCGAGTTCGGCTGGGTCGATGGCGAGCTGACCCTGATCGACGAGGTCCTCACGCCGGATTCGTCCCGCTTCTGGGACGTGGCGGAATACGATGTCGGCCTCTCGCCGCCGAGCTTCGACAAGCAGATCGTGCGCAACCACCTGATCGAGATTGGCTGGGACCGGGAGCCCCCGATTCCGGCGCTGCCGGACGCGATCGTGGAGCGCACCGCGGCGCGCTATCGCGAGATCCGCGAGCGCCTGGCGGCGTGA
- the purS gene encoding phosphoribosylformylglycinamidine synthase subunit PurS, with protein MSGLPQIYTAHVFVRLKPGVNDPQGATVAGGLGDLGFDGVRDVRVGKIVDVELVAPDAATARERVQAMCEQLLTNPVIEDFELELIEPQPLKLSDTAW; from the coding sequence GTGAGCGGCCTGCCCCAGATCTACACCGCGCACGTATTCGTGCGCCTCAAACCCGGCGTCAACGATCCGCAGGGAGCCACCGTCGCGGGGGGACTCGGAGATCTTGGTTTCGACGGCGTTCGCGACGTGCGCGTCGGGAAGATCGTCGATGTCGAGTTGGTCGCGCCGGACGCCGCCACCGCGCGCGAGCGCGTCCAAGCCATGTGCGAGCAGCTGCTGACCAATCCCGTGATTGAGGACTTCGAGCTGGAGCTGATCGAGCCGCAACCGCTCAAACTCAGCGACACCGCCTGGTAG
- the purQ gene encoding phosphoribosylformylglycinamidine synthase subunit PurQ, which produces MRAAVIVFPGSNCDTDTHHALAEVMGVPTDLVWHATSSLDGYDLVVLPGGFSYGDYLRTGAMAAQARVMRAVREAAERGIPVLGICNGFQILLESGLLPGAMLPNACVEFRCEWVHVRVETQRTPFTGSADVGQVLRMPIAHGEGNYVADRATLEELHDNDQIVWRYIDADGRRAAEANPNGSVGDIAGICNARGNVVGLMPHPERCSETALGGTDGRMVWESVLARVAA; this is translated from the coding sequence GTGCGCGCGGCGGTCATCGTATTTCCGGGCAGCAACTGCGACACCGACACGCACCATGCGCTGGCGGAAGTGATGGGGGTGCCGACCGACTTGGTCTGGCACGCGACATCGTCGCTCGACGGCTATGACCTCGTCGTGCTGCCCGGCGGATTCAGCTATGGCGACTATCTGCGCACCGGCGCCATGGCGGCGCAGGCCCGCGTGATGCGCGCCGTGCGCGAAGCGGCCGAGCGCGGCATACCGGTGCTCGGGATCTGCAATGGCTTCCAGATCCTGCTCGAATCAGGCTTGCTCCCCGGCGCGATGCTGCCCAACGCCTGCGTCGAGTTCCGTTGCGAATGGGTGCACGTGCGCGTGGAGACGCAGCGCACGCCGTTTACCGGATCGGCCGACGTGGGCCAGGTCCTGCGCATGCCCATCGCACACGGCGAGGGCAACTATGTCGCGGACCGCGCCACCCTGGAGGAGCTGCACGACAACGACCAGATCGTCTGGCGCTACATCGACGCCGACGGCAGGCGCGCGGCGGAGGCCAACCCCAACGGCTCAGTCGGCGATATCGCGGGCATCTGCAACGCTCGGGGCAACGTGGTTGGACTGATGCCCCACCCCGAGCGCTGCAGTGAGACCGCGCTTGGCGGCACGGACGGGCGAATGGTGTGGGAGTCCGTGCTCGCTCGCGTGGCCGCGTGA
- the purL gene encoding phosphoribosylformylglycinamidine synthase subunit PurL, whose protein sequence is MTAPTDRAVPDDATLREVALTRDEYHHAFDLLDRAPNAVELGIIGGMWSEHCGYKHSRPLLRRFPGSGPRVLIGPGEENAGAVDIGDGLAIVMKVESHNHPSAVEPFQGAATGVGGILRDIFTMGARPIAILDSLRFGSLDDARSRFLANGVVGGIAWYGNCVGVPTVGGEIQVASCYAGNPLVNAMCAGLIRHEDLTSAAASGPGNPLILVGTDTGRDGIHGATFASVEDPEASHRGVVQVGNPFMEKLLLEACLEALTTGGVAGLQDLGATGLTSATIEAAERGGCGVAIDVARVSRRADRMTPYEVMLSESQERMLVVAHAGREDDVRAVFTKWGLHSDVIGHVADGSDIRVTEGSVDVAQLPVSMLVDAPTYEFPVERPAYLDDVQRLNVEDVPEPENLSRTLLTMLASPNIASRRGVYRQYDHMVGTRTMGPPGGDAAVMRIKGTDRAIALCTDGNARHCYLDPFHGGAMAVAEAARNVSCTGATPLAITNCLNFGSPEDPAVYYQLARVIDGMTAACRALGTPVISGNVSLYNESGDQAIWPTPVVGMLGLLAHADASCGVALGTEGDVVGLLGDTPPALDGSEYLAVVHGQVAGAPTIDLEAELAVQTALRDLIQAGLLVSAHDCSDGGLAVAVAESAFAGGIGVRLEIGSSHERDDVALFGEAPSRIVISSTAAAWPDVERLALAADVPLRALGRVGGDRLRLGSIDVPLDEAHRAWDQGLDAALAGRQPNG, encoded by the coding sequence GTGACCGCGCCCACCGATCGGGCCGTCCCCGACGACGCCACCCTGCGCGAAGTGGCGCTGACGCGCGACGAATATCATCACGCCTTCGACCTGCTCGACCGCGCCCCCAATGCGGTGGAGCTCGGAATCATCGGCGGCATGTGGAGCGAGCACTGCGGCTACAAGCACTCGCGCCCGCTGCTGCGCCGCTTTCCCGGATCCGGCCCGCGAGTGCTGATCGGTCCCGGAGAGGAAAACGCCGGGGCCGTGGACATCGGCGACGGGCTGGCCATCGTGATGAAGGTCGAGAGCCACAACCACCCGAGCGCCGTCGAGCCGTTTCAGGGCGCGGCTACCGGAGTGGGTGGGATCCTGCGCGACATCTTCACGATGGGCGCGCGGCCCATTGCCATTCTGGACAGCCTGCGATTCGGATCCCTCGACGACGCCCGCAGCCGATTCTTGGCAAACGGCGTGGTCGGGGGCATCGCCTGGTACGGCAACTGTGTGGGCGTGCCCACGGTCGGCGGCGAGATTCAGGTGGCGTCGTGCTACGCGGGCAATCCGCTGGTCAACGCCATGTGCGCGGGCCTCATTCGCCATGAAGACCTGACCAGCGCCGCCGCCTCGGGACCGGGCAATCCCCTGATCCTCGTTGGCACGGACACGGGTCGCGACGGCATCCACGGCGCCACGTTCGCCTCGGTGGAAGACCCTGAGGCCTCGCATCGCGGCGTGGTGCAGGTCGGCAATCCCTTCATGGAAAAGCTGCTGCTCGAGGCGTGCCTGGAAGCGCTGACGACGGGAGGCGTGGCCGGACTGCAAGACCTGGGAGCGACCGGCCTCACCAGCGCCACGATCGAAGCCGCGGAACGCGGCGGCTGCGGCGTCGCCATCGACGTGGCCCGCGTCTCGCGGCGCGCCGACCGCATGACGCCTTATGAAGTTATGTTAAGTGAAAGCCAGGAGCGCATGCTCGTCGTGGCGCACGCCGGGCGCGAGGATGACGTCCGCGCCGTCTTCACCAAGTGGGGACTGCATAGCGACGTCATCGGCCACGTGGCCGACGGGAGCGACATCCGGGTTACCGAGGGTTCGGTCGACGTGGCGCAGCTGCCGGTGTCGATGCTGGTCGATGCCCCGACTTACGAGTTTCCCGTCGAGCGACCGGCCTACCTGGACGACGTGCAGCGGCTGAACGTTGAGGACGTGCCCGAGCCGGAGAATCTCTCGCGGACCCTCCTCACGATGCTGGCGTCCCCCAACATTGCCAGCCGGCGCGGCGTCTACCGGCAATACGACCACATGGTGGGCACCCGGACGATGGGTCCGCCGGGCGGAGACGCGGCGGTGATGCGCATCAAGGGGACGGACCGCGCGATCGCGCTGTGCACCGACGGCAACGCGCGGCATTGCTACCTGGACCCGTTCCACGGCGGCGCCATGGCGGTGGCCGAGGCCGCGCGCAACGTGTCCTGTACCGGCGCCACGCCGCTCGCGATCACCAACTGCCTCAACTTCGGCTCGCCGGAAGACCCGGCGGTCTACTACCAGCTGGCGCGCGTGATCGACGGCATGACCGCGGCCTGCAGAGCGCTCGGCACCCCGGTGATCAGCGGCAACGTGAGCCTCTACAACGAATCGGGCGACCAGGCCATCTGGCCCACGCCCGTGGTCGGCATGCTCGGCCTGCTGGCGCACGCCGACGCGAGTTGCGGAGTCGCGCTGGGCACCGAGGGCGATGTCGTGGGATTGCTCGGCGACACGCCGCCGGCGCTCGATGGCAGTGAGTATCTGGCGGTTGTCCACGGGCAAGTTGCCGGCGCCCCAACCATCGACCTTGAAGCCGAGTTGGCCGTCCAGACCGCGCTCCGTGACCTGATCCAGGCCGGGCTGCTGGTCTCGGCCCACGACTGCAGCGACGGCGGACTGGCCGTCGCCGTTGCCGAGAGCGCTTTCGCAGGCGGCATCGGCGTGCGGCTCGAAATCGGTTCGTCTCACGAGCGAGACGACGTCGCGCTCTTCGGCGAAGCTCCGTCGCGAATCGTGATCAGCTCCACCGCCGCGGCGTGGCCGGACGTGGAACGACTCGCTCTAGCGGCGGACGTCCCCCTGCGCGCGCTGGGCCGCGTCGGCGGCGACCGGCTGCGCCTCGGCTCCATCGACGTGCCGCTCGACGAAGCTCATCGAGCATGGGACCAGGGCTTGGATGCCGCACTCGCCGGACGCCAGCCGAACGGTTAA